In Chaetodon trifascialis isolate fChaTrf1 chromosome 2, fChaTrf1.hap1, whole genome shotgun sequence, one DNA window encodes the following:
- the pgm2 gene encoding phosphopentomutase, which translates to MDNGLSSTGDAKLDQAVRQWLQYDKNPKTVAMVQELVKEGAVEALKKCFSSRMEFGTAGLRAAMGPGISCMNDLTIIQTTQGFCRYLEESFGNLKERGVVIGYDARAHAPSGGGSKRFASLAAAVFISRGVPVHLFSDITPTPFVPFTVSHLGLCAGIMVTASHNPKQDNGYKVYWENGAQIVSPHDKGISKAIEENLEPWPESWNAEEALKSPLLKDPYQDIHTQYFKAIQKHCHHRDVNKSSEVKIVHTSVHGVGHAFVQSAFKAFDLHPPYAVEEQKDPDPEFPTVKYPNPEEGKGVLTLSFALADREGATIVLANDPDADRLAVAEKQESGQWRVFSGNELGALLGWWMFRCWKQQNSDAAAVKGLYMLSSTVSSKILRAIALKEGFHFEETLTGFKWMGNRARDLLDQGKTVLFAFEEAIGYMCSPSVLDKDGVSAAAIAGEMISYLDTKKTSLSQQLTAVYEEYGYHFSKNSYFICHDQNVIRSLFERLRNCSGQKDSYPTECGRFSISAVRDLTTGYDSNQPDNKAVLPTSSSSQMITFTFSNGGVATMRTSGTEPKIKYYTELCAAPGNSDVTQLKKELDDLVDAIVENFFEPEKNKLQLKTE; encoded by the exons ATGGATAACGGGTTGTCCTCAACTGGAGACGCCAAGCTGGACCAGGCTGTCAGGCAATGGCTGCAGTATGACAAG AATCCCAAGACCGTGGCAATGGTGCAGGAGCTGGTGAAAGAAGGAGCGGTGGAGGCCCTGAAGAAATGTTTCTCCTCCAGGATGGAGTTTGGTACAGCAGGTCTGAGAGCAGCCATGGGCCCCGGCATATCCTGTATGAATGACCTCACTATCATCCAGACCACACAG GGTTTCTGTCGCTATCTGGAGGAGAGTTTTGGGAACCTTAAGGAGCGAGGGGTTGTGATTGGTTACGACGCCCGGGCCCACGCCCCCAGTGGGGGCGGCAGCAAGCGCTTCGCCAGcctggctgcagctgtgttcaTAAGCCGAGGGGTGCCTGTCCACCTCTTCTCTGACATCACCCCGACACCCTTTGTG CCTTTCACTGTTTCCCACCTGGGTCTGTGTGCTGGTATCATGGTGACTGCCTCCCACAACCCAAAACAGGACAATGGCTACAAG GTGTACTGGGAGAACGGAGCCCAGATTGTGTCTCCTCATGACAAAGGTATCTCCAAGGCCATAGAGGAGAACCTGGAGCCCTGGCCTGAGTCCTGGAACGCAGAGGAGGCCCTGAAGAGCCCCCTGCTCAAAGACCCCTACCAGGACATCCACACACAATACTTCAAAGCCATCCAGAAACACTGTCATCACAG GGACGTAAACAAGAGTTCAGAGGTGAAAATCGTGCATACATCTGTGCACGGCGTGGGCCACGCGTTTGTCCAGTCAGCTTTCAAGGCCTTTGACCTTCACCCTCCGTATGCTGTAGAGGAACAGAAAGATCCAGACCCCGAGTTCCCCACCGTCAAATATCCCAACCCTGAGGAGGGCAAGGGGGTCCTG ACACTGTCGTTTGCACTGGCAGACAGGGAGGGGGCCACTATTGTGTTGGCGAATGACCCCGATGCTGACCGCCTGGCTGTTGCTGAGAAGCAGGAgag TGGTCAGTGGCGAGTGTTCAGCGGTAATGAGTTGGGAGCGCTGCTTGGCTGGTGGATGTTCCGCTgctggaaacagcaaaactcCGACGCTGCGGCTGTGAAAGGCCTCTACATGCTGTCGAGCACCGTCTCATCCAAGATACTGCGCGCCATCGCTCTCAAGGAAGGTTTCCACTTTGAG GAAACACTAACAGGGTTCAAGTGGATGGGGAACAGAGCCAGGGACCTCCTGGACCAGGGCAAGACTGTTCTGTTTGCCTTTGAGGAGGCCATTG GGTATATGTGTAGTCCCTCTGTATTGGACAAGGATGGAGTGAGTGCTGCAGCCATCGCAGGAGAGATGATTTCCTATCTTGACACGAAAAAAACAAGCCTTTCTCAGCAGCTCACTGCTGTCTACGAGGA GTATGGGTACCACTTCAGTAAGAACTCCTATTTCATCTGCCATGACCAGAACGTGATCCGCAGCCTGTTCGAGCGCCTGCGCAACTGCAGTGGCCAGAAGGACTCATATCCCACTGAATGTGGTCgcttctccatctctgctgtgcGAGACCTGACCACCGGCTACGACAGCAACCAGCCCGATAACAAGGCT GTTCTTCCCACTTCCAGTTCCAGTCAGATGATCACCTTCACCTTCTCCAACGGGGGTGTAGCCACCATGAGGACCAGTGGCACTGAACCAAAAATCAAATACTACACTGAACTGTGTGCTGCTCCTGGTAACAG TGATGTGACGCAGCTGAAGAAGGAACTGGATGACTTGGTTGATGCCATTGTTGAAAACTTCTTCGAGCCAGAGAAGAATAAGTTGCAGCTCAAGACGGAGTAG